From one Amaranthus tricolor cultivar Red isolate AtriRed21 chromosome 17, ASM2621246v1, whole genome shotgun sequence genomic stretch:
- the LOC130804857 gene encoding AT-hook motif nuclear-localized protein 16-like, whose product MAGSIDMNIHSVESNGIKDQSFQKPGVDSRGLIIPSKIPKAMHLIVPPANGEPTRRPRGRPAGSKNKPKPPIIITRESPNTLSAHAMEVSSGCDVNESLITFARKKQKGVSILSCTGYVTNVTLRHPTSSGPNAIVTLHGRFEILSLLGSILPPPGVTGLTLYLAGPQGQVVGGGVVGALIASGPVVIMAATFMNASFDRLPICEEDNEAAAQNQCYPNNRRHHYQHLDVSDICGVPQNYIANGRALNPEVYSWASGRTLAKT is encoded by the coding sequence ATGGCGGGAAGCATCGACATGAATATACACTCGGTTGAATCAAACGGCATCAAAGATCAGAGCTTTCAAAAACCGGGAGTCGATTCAAGAGGACTTATTATCCCCTCAAAGATACCAAAAGCTATGCACTTGATTGTCCCACCGGCTAATGGAGAGCCCACCCGAAGGCCCCGTGGCAGGCCTGCTGGGTCGAAGAACAAGCCCAAACCGCCCATTATCATCACAAGGGAGAGCCCAAACACACTAAGTGCCCATGCCATGGAGGTGAGCTCGGGATGTGATGTAAACGAAAGCTTGATCACATTTGCGAGGAAGAAGCAAAAAGGAGTGTCCATACTCAGTTGTACAGGATATGTAACCAATGTCACTCTAAGGCACCCGACCTCCTCAGGCCCGAATGCCATTGTGACTCTTCATGGTCGATTCGAGATTCTGTCTCTCCTCGGATCAATTCTTCCACCACCAGGAGTTACGGGACTTACACTTTACTTGGCGGGCCCTCAGGGACAGGTTGTCGGTGGGGGAGTGGTTGGTGCCCTCATTGCCTCTGGTCCTGTGGTTATTATGGCTGCTACTTTTATGAATGCTTCTTTTGATCGTTTACCGATTTGTGAGGAGGATAATGAAGCTGCAGCTCAGAACCAATGTTACCCGAATAATCGTCGTCATCACTACCAACATCTCGATGTATCTGACATATGTGGCGTTCCCCAGAATTATATAGCCAATGGAAGGGCTTTGAATCCTGAAGTTTACTCCTGGGCATCTGGAAGAACATTGGCAAAGACCTGA
- the LOC130804856 gene encoding 5-amino-6-(5-phospho-D-ribitylamino)uracil phosphatase, chloroplastic-like encodes MVEAITTTSFIGCRLPYGCRALGDAGYMKRSLGNCRFSVARFVGRKIAGNECLCKKRVERIDMGSRGLIKALAMELTKEAYLDKKKDRIPRSWNYSLEADTDLRPGVWPPNNKADNPSLHNPLLRLERMGCGWLGAIFEWEGVVVDDNPDLEKQAWLTLSQEEGKSPPPTFLLKRIEGMKNEQAISEVLCWSRDPAELRRLGSRKEEIYQRLQGGIYRLRSGSREFVDVLMAYEIPMALVSTRPRKNLEAAIGDIGIEGVFSVIVAAEDVHRGKPDPEMFIYAAQLLKFIPERCIVFGNSNQTVEAAHDARMKCVAVASKHPVYELGAADLVVRHLDELSVVDLKNLAAVESPEFQEPELEMEEEFEEERFSSTTTGVEDNFW; translated from the coding sequence ATGGTTGAGGCAATTACAACCACCTCTTTTATTGGGTGCCGGCTACCTTATGGTTGCCGGGCTCTTGGGGATGCTGGTTACATGAAAAGATCTCTTGGGAATTGCCGATTTTCGGTTGCTAGATTTGTAGGTAGAAAAATTGCTGGGAATGAATGTTTGTGCAAAAAGAGAGTTGAGAGGATTGATATGGGGTCAAGAGGTTTGATCAAAGCTCTTGCAATGGAGTTGACAAAGGAGGCTTACTTGGATAAAAAGAAGGATCGAATACCACGCTCGTGGAACTACAGCCTTGAAGCTGATACCGATCTAAGGCCGGGTGTATGGCCGCCTAATAACAAGGCGGATAATCCGTCTTTACATAATCCTTTACTTAGGCTAGAAAGGATGGGTTGTGGGTGGTTAGGTGCTATATTTGAGTGGGAAGGAGTTGTAGTAGATGATAATCCTGATCTTGAGAAACAAGCTTGGTTAACTCTTTCTCAAGAAGAAGGAAAGTCGCCTCCACCGACTTTCCTTTTGAAAAGGATAGAAGGAATGAAAAACGAACAAGCGATTTCTGAAGTTCTTTGTTGGTCTAGAGATCCGGCTGAATTGAGGAGGTTGGGTTCTAGGAAGGAGGAGATATATCAAAGGTTACAAGGTGGTATTTACAGATTGAGATCTGGGTCTCGGGAATTCGTGGATGTTTTGATGGCGTATGAGATTCCTATGGCACTTGTATCTACCCGCCCACGAAAAAACTTGGAGGCTGCAATTGGAGATATTGGAATCGAAGGGGTGTTTAGTGTGATTGTTGCAGCTGAGGACGTTCACAGGGGTAAGCCTGATCCTGAGATGTTCATTTATGCAGCACAACTTCTGAAATTTATACCCGAAAGGTGCATTGTATTTGGAAACTCGAACCAGACAGTGGAAGCAGCGCACGATGCCCGAATGAAGTGTGTTGCCGTTGCTAGCAAGCATCCGGTTTATGAGCTTGGAGCTGCTGATTTGGTTGTCAGGCATTTAGACGAGCTTTCAGTTGTGGATTTAAAGAACCTTGCTGCGGTAGAATCACCTGAATTTCAAGAACCGGAGTTGGAGATGGAGGAAGAATTTGAAGAAGAACGGTTTTCATCGACAACAACAGGAGTGGAAGATAACTTCTGGTAG
- the LOC130803752 gene encoding uncharacterized protein LOC130803752, with protein sequence MTLQIPNDLFKHKTAASQHLSSKQYQKSSKQHHSNFIKPKQQPHSHRKQLFSNIISLVMASNDEDEVEGACSDEEPQDNDAQQIEQQHQRKTRLTNDMRHLILHEMLSLKVSDSLPHGTFVRIANKYGYTPRTIRNIWKRAIETREESKPYVVDSKYKNCGRKRVQVPPNVLESKPMGERTCIRDVATCLDLAPTTVWRLIRRGEIKAHSNPLHPYLTNANKARRVEWILSLIQEDTIHHHPMYKGMYDFIHIDEKWFYLTKKTQRVYLAHKENILYRAGKSSKFIPKAMFLGAVARPRWNKYGQCTFDGKIEIFPFISRVAAQRNSINRPRGSIEIKPTDSVTQEVYRSMLIEQLIPAILRKWPSDGPSIIFIQQDNARVHITNDDPIRQQNNRQGGLTFILTQQPPNSPDCNILDLGFFRSIQSLMHKKCQRT encoded by the exons ATGACCTTACAAATTCCTAATGATCTATTTAAGCATAAAACAGCAGCCTCACAGCACTTGTCCAGCAAACAGTATCAAAAGTCCAGCAAACAGCATCACAGCAACTTTATTAAACCCAAACAGCAGCCTCACTCCCACCGAAAACAACTTTTCAGCAACATCATTAGCCTTGTAATGGCTTCAAATGATGAAGATGAGGTAGAGGGGGCTTG TTCCGACGAGGAACCACAAGATAATGAtgcacaacaaatagaacaacAACATCAACGTAAAACAAGGCTTACAAACGACATGAGGCATCTCATTTTACATGAAATGTTGTCACTTAAAGTAAGTGACTCACTCCCACATGGTACATTCGTACGAATAGCAAACAAATACGGTTACACACCAAGAACAATTCGAAACATATGGAAACGTGCAATTGAAACCAGAGAAGAAAGCAAGCCTTATGTTGTCGATTCAAAGTACAAGAATTGTGGAAGAAAAAGAGTTCAAGTGCCACCAAACGTACTTGAATCAAAACCAATGGGTGAACGTACATGCATAAGAGATGTTGCAACATGCTTAGACTTGGCACCAACAACGGTTTGGCGATTGATACGAAGGGGGGAGATTAAGGCACATTCAAATCCATTACACCCTTATTTAACAAATGCAAACAAGGCAAGAAGGGTTGAGTGGATTTTAAGTCTCATTCAAGAAGatacaattcatcatcatccaatgtATAAAGGTATGTATGACTTCATACATATTGatgaaaaatggttttacttaacCAAGAAGACACAAAGAGTTTATCTAGCACACAAAGAAAATATTCTATATAGGGCGGGAAAGTcatcaaaattcattccaaaagCCATGTTTTTAGGGGCGGTTGCAAGGCCTAGATGGAATAAATATGGCCAATGCACATTTGATGGGAAAATCGAAATTTTCCCTTTCATAAGTAGGGTTgcagcacaaagaaattcaattAACCGTCCAAGGGGGTCTATAGAAATTAAACCAACTGACTCGGTTACTCAGGAAGTTTATAGGAGCATGCTCATTGAACAATTAATTCCAgcaattcttagaaaatggccAAGTGATGGTCCATCGATAATTTTCATccaacaagataatgcaagggTTCACATAACAAATGATGATCCAATTAGGCAACAAAACAACAGGCAAGGGGGCTTAACATTCATTCTAACTCAACAACCACCAAATAGTCCCGATTGTAATATTCtagatttgggtttttttaggaGCATACAATCACTTATGCATAAGAAATGCCAAAGAACATGA
- the LOC130804858 gene encoding uncharacterized protein LOC130804858 isoform X1, with translation MVAKRASKKSRCSESDDDFSVKPTKKIKIKLLDQIQEPTVHHQQQLESDYNQNDEEEGEEDGEPIPIGDVIRVSGDVIHKKMHFEAFEFDGICYQLEDTILVAPEEGKVKPSVSIIKDIFQTKDGSLMVSAHRFYRPDEAKKKGGGTWEARDERELFYSCHLDEFSANNVMHKCVIHVVPLYKPLPDRKKDPGFIVQKRYDYVQKKVRNLTDNDAKCILPQSEAAPKESIHFT, from the exons ATGGTGGCAAAAAGGGCGTCAAAGAAGAGTAGATGTTCGGAAAGTGACGATGATTTCAGTGTTAAACCCACCaaaaagattaagattaaacTACTTGATCAAATTCAGGAACCCACTgttcatcatcaacaacaacttGAGAGTGATTATAATCAGAATGacgaagaagaaggagaagaagatgGTGAACCAATTCCTATTGGCGATGTTATTAGGGTTTCCGGTGACGTGATTCACAAAAAGATGCATTTTGAAGCTTTTGAGTTTGATGGCATTTGCTACCAACTT GAGGATACTATACTTGTCGCCCCAGAAGAAGGAAAAGTTAAGCCTTCTGTCTCAATTATCAAG GACATTTTCCAGACTAAAGATGGAAGTTTGATGGTAAGTGCACATCGATTTTACCGTCCTGATGAAGCTAAGAAAAAAGGAGGTGGAACCTGGGAAGCACGGGATGAAAGAGAGCTTTTCTACAGTTGTCACCTCGATGAATTCTCTGCTAATAACGTGATGCACAAGTGTGTGATACATGTTGTGCCTCTTTACAAGCCATTGCCTGATCGTAAAAAGGACCCTGGTTTCATCGTACAGAAGCGATACGACTATGTACAAAAGAAAGTACGTAATCTTACCGACAATGATGCTAAATGTATCTTGCCTCAGTCAGAAGCAGCTCCGAAAGAGTCGATACATTTTACTTAA
- the LOC130804858 gene encoding uncharacterized protein LOC130804858 isoform X2 has translation MVAKRASKKSRCSESDDDFSVKPTKKIKIKLLDQIQEPTVHHQQQLESDYNQNDEEEGEEDGEPIPIGDVIRVSGDVIHKKMHFEAFEFDGICYQLDIFQTKDGSLMVSAHRFYRPDEAKKKGGGTWEARDERELFYSCHLDEFSANNVMHKCVIHVVPLYKPLPDRKKDPGFIVQKRYDYVQKKVRNLTDNDAKCILPQSEAAPKESIHFT, from the exons ATGGTGGCAAAAAGGGCGTCAAAGAAGAGTAGATGTTCGGAAAGTGACGATGATTTCAGTGTTAAACCCACCaaaaagattaagattaaacTACTTGATCAAATTCAGGAACCCACTgttcatcatcaacaacaacttGAGAGTGATTATAATCAGAATGacgaagaagaaggagaagaagatgGTGAACCAATTCCTATTGGCGATGTTATTAGGGTTTCCGGTGACGTGATTCACAAAAAGATGCATTTTGAAGCTTTTGAGTTTGATGGCATTTGCTACCAACTT GACATTTTCCAGACTAAAGATGGAAGTTTGATGGTAAGTGCACATCGATTTTACCGTCCTGATGAAGCTAAGAAAAAAGGAGGTGGAACCTGGGAAGCACGGGATGAAAGAGAGCTTTTCTACAGTTGTCACCTCGATGAATTCTCTGCTAATAACGTGATGCACAAGTGTGTGATACATGTTGTGCCTCTTTACAAGCCATTGCCTGATCGTAAAAAGGACCCTGGTTTCATCGTACAGAAGCGATACGACTATGTACAAAAGAAAGTACGTAATCTTACCGACAATGATGCTAAATGTATCTTGCCTCAGTCAGAAGCAGCTCCGAAAGAGTCGATACATTTTACTTAA